Proteins encoded by one window of Pseudomonas tructae:
- the cgtA gene encoding Obg family GTPase CgtA, which produces MKFVDEVSIRVKAGDGGNGCMSFRREKFIENGGPNGGDGGDGGSIYMVADDNLNTLVDYRYTRHFDAERGSNGGSTDCTGKKGEDLILRVPVGTTVIDAATQEVIGDLVKPGQKLMVVQGGWHGLGNTRFKSSTNRAPRQTTPGKPGEQRDLKLEMKVLADVGLLGLPNAGKSTFIRSVSAAKPKVADYPFTTLVPNLGVVSVDRWKSFVVADIPGLIEGASDGAGLGIRFLKHLARTRLLLHLVDLAPLDESSSADAAEVIVNELTQFSPSLAERDRWLVLNKTDMLMDDERDERVKEVVERLQWEGPVYVISAISKQGTEQLSRDIMRYLEDRADRLANDPAYAQALADLDQRIEDEARAQLQALDDARALRRSGVKSVHDIGDDDDDDWDEEDEDGPEIIYVRD; this is translated from the coding sequence ATGAAGTTTGTTGACGAAGTATCGATCCGGGTCAAAGCCGGTGATGGCGGTAACGGTTGCATGAGTTTCCGTCGCGAAAAATTCATCGAGAACGGTGGTCCTAACGGTGGTGATGGTGGTGACGGTGGCTCGATCTATATGGTCGCCGACGATAACCTGAACACCCTGGTCGACTACCGTTACACACGTCATTTCGACGCTGAGCGCGGTTCCAATGGCGGCAGCACCGACTGCACCGGCAAGAAGGGCGAAGACCTGATCCTGCGTGTGCCAGTCGGCACCACGGTGATCGACGCCGCCACTCAGGAAGTCATCGGCGACCTGGTCAAGCCAGGCCAGAAGCTGATGGTGGTTCAGGGCGGCTGGCACGGCCTGGGCAACACCCGTTTCAAATCCAGTACCAACCGTGCGCCACGCCAGACCACCCCGGGCAAGCCAGGTGAGCAGCGTGACCTCAAGCTGGAAATGAAAGTGCTGGCTGACGTTGGCCTGCTGGGTCTTCCGAACGCCGGCAAAAGTACCTTCATCCGCTCGGTCTCGGCCGCCAAGCCGAAAGTTGCCGACTACCCGTTCACCACCCTGGTGCCGAACCTGGGCGTGGTCAGTGTCGACCGCTGGAAGAGCTTCGTTGTTGCGGACATCCCGGGTCTGATCGAAGGCGCCTCCGATGGGGCCGGCCTGGGTATCCGCTTCCTCAAGCACCTGGCGCGTACCCGTCTGCTGCTGCACCTCGTCGACCTCGCGCCGCTGGATGAAAGCAGCAGTGCCGATGCCGCCGAAGTCATCGTCAACGAGCTGACCCAGTTCAGCCCGTCGCTGGCCGAGCGTGACCGCTGGCTGGTGCTGAACAAGACCGACATGCTGATGGACGACGAGCGTGACGAGCGGGTCAAGGAAGTGGTCGAGCGCCTGCAGTGGGAAGGTCCGGTCTATGTGATCTCGGCCATCTCCAAGCAGGGCACCGAGCAGCTTAGCCGCGACATCATGCGCTACCTTGAAGACCGCGCCGACCGCCTGGCCAACGATCCGGCCTACGCCCAAGCGCTGGCCGACCTGGATCAGCGCATCGAAGACGAAGCCCGTGCCCAGTTGCAGGCCCTGGATGACGCCCGTGCCCTGCGCCGCAGCGGCGTCAAGAGCGTGCACGACATCGGCGACGACGATGACGATGATTGGGATGAGGAAGACGAAGACGGTCCGGAAATCATTTACGTGCGCGACTGA
- a CDS encoding polyprenyl synthetase family protein, which yields MQPQAFYRAVADDFSAVDEIIKKQLTSRVPLVSKIGDYITSAGGKRLRPLLVLLCGKALGREGDDLRLLAATIEFLHTATLLHDDVVDMSGMRRGRSTANALWGNAPSVLVGDFLYSRSFEMMVELGSMPVMQILSKATRVIAEGEVLQLSKVRDASTTEEVYMDVIRGKTAMLFEASTHSAAALAQATEEQSEALRTFGDHLGVAFQLVDDLLDYKGDAQTLGKNVGDDLAEGKPTLPLIYTMREGTAEQAALVRQAIQKGGIEDLESIRAAVEASGSLDYTAKLARDYVARAIACLDVLPASEYRDALVELSEFAVARTH from the coding sequence ATGCAACCCCAAGCTTTCTACCGTGCGGTAGCGGACGACTTCAGCGCCGTTGACGAGATTATCAAGAAACAGCTGACTTCGCGTGTACCGCTGGTATCGAAAATCGGCGACTACATTACCTCGGCTGGGGGCAAACGCCTGCGTCCGTTGCTGGTGTTGCTGTGCGGCAAGGCCCTGGGCCGCGAAGGCGACGATCTGCGCCTGCTGGCTGCCACCATCGAGTTCCTGCATACCGCTACCTTGCTGCATGACGACGTCGTCGACATGTCCGGCATGCGCCGTGGCCGCTCCACCGCCAACGCCCTGTGGGGCAACGCGCCAAGCGTACTGGTGGGTGACTTCCTATACTCGCGCTCGTTCGAGATGATGGTCGAACTGGGCTCGATGCCGGTCATGCAGATCCTCTCCAAGGCCACCCGGGTCATCGCCGAAGGCGAAGTCCTGCAGTTGTCCAAGGTCCGCGACGCCAGCACCACCGAAGAAGTCTACATGGACGTCATCCGTGGCAAGACCGCGATGCTGTTCGAGGCCTCGACCCACAGCGCCGCAGCCCTGGCCCAGGCGACTGAAGAGCAGAGCGAAGCCCTGCGCACCTTCGGTGACCACCTGGGCGTGGCCTTCCAGTTGGTCGACGACCTGCTCGACTACAAGGGCGATGCGCAAACCCTGGGCAAGAACGTCGGTGACGACCTGGCCGAAGGCAAGCCAACCCTGCCGCTGATCTACACCATGCGCGAAGGCACTGCCGAACAGGCCGCACTGGTCCGCCAGGCGATCCAGAAAGGCGGCATCGAAGACCTCGAAAGCATCCGTGCGGCCGTTGAAGCCTCGGGTTCGCTGGACTACACCGCTAAGCTGGCACGCGACTACGTGGCCCGCGCCATTGCCTGCCTGGATGTTCTGCCAGCCAGTGAATACCGCGATGCGCTGGTCGAACTGAGCGAATTCGCCGTCGCCCGCACGCACTGA
- a CDS encoding Lon protease family protein encodes MPDPVAASLRLAPEALTRPFSAEQFAFSTTNDLEPFRGVLGQERAVEALQFGVAMPRPGYNVFVMGEPGTGRFSFVKRYLKAEGKRLQTPSDWVYVNNYDEPREPRALELPPGSAGAFISDIGGLIDNLLATFPAVFEHPSYQQKKSAIDRAFNQRYDRALDVIERASLEKDVALYRDSSNVAFTPMADGKALDEAEFAQLPEAERERFHDDIAILEERLNEELASLPQWKRESNNQLRHLNEETITLALQPLLAPLSEKYAENAAVCAYLQAMQVNLLRTVVEQLVDDSKTDAQARKLLEEQYAPSLVVGHHASGGAPVVFEPHPTYDNLFGRIEYSTDQGALYTTYRQLRPGALHRANGGFLILEAEKMLGEPFVWDALKRALQSRKLKMESPLGEFGRLATVTLNPQMLPLNIKVVIIGARQLYYALQDHDPDFQEMFRVLVDFDEDIPMVDESLEQFAQLLKTRTSEEGMAPLSADAVARLATYSARLAEHQGRLSARIGDLFQLVSEADFIRHLANDEMTDAGHIERALKAKATRTGRVSARILDDMLAGIILIDTDGAAVGKCNGLTVLEVGDSAFGIPARISATVYPGGSGIVDIEREVNLGQPIHSKGVMILTGYLGSRYAQEFPLAISASIALEQSYGYVDGDSASLGEACTLISALSRTPLKQCFAITGSINQFGEVQAVGGVNEKIEGFFRLCEARGLTGEQGAIIPRANVATLMLDERVLQAVRAGMFHVYAVSQADEALSLLVGEPAGEPDEEGQFPEGSVNARVVERLRVIAEMISEEDLKEAEKEQAEQALAQVKPS; translated from the coding sequence ATGCCCGATCCTGTCGCTGCGAGCCTGCGTCTTGCGCCCGAAGCCCTGACCCGGCCGTTTTCCGCTGAACAGTTCGCTTTTTCCACTACCAATGATCTGGAGCCTTTTCGCGGTGTGCTTGGCCAGGAACGTGCTGTCGAAGCCTTGCAGTTCGGCGTCGCCATGCCGCGTCCGGGGTACAACGTATTTGTCATGGGCGAGCCCGGCACGGGCCGCTTCTCGTTCGTCAAACGCTACCTCAAGGCCGAAGGCAAGCGCCTGCAAACGCCATCGGACTGGGTGTATGTCAACAACTACGACGAGCCGCGGGAGCCGCGTGCCCTGGAGTTGCCACCGGGCAGCGCCGGCGCCTTCATCAGCGACATCGGCGGTCTGATCGACAACCTGCTGGCGACCTTTCCGGCGGTTTTCGAGCACCCGTCCTACCAGCAGAAGAAGAGCGCCATCGACCGCGCGTTCAACCAGCGCTACGACCGTGCCCTGGATGTGATCGAGCGTGCCTCGCTGGAAAAGGACGTGGCCCTGTACCGCGACAGCAGCAACGTCGCCTTCACTCCGATGGCCGACGGCAAGGCGCTGGATGAGGCCGAGTTCGCCCAGCTACCGGAAGCCGAGCGGGAGCGTTTTCACGACGACATTGCCATTCTGGAGGAACGCCTCAACGAAGAGCTGGCGAGCCTGCCGCAATGGAAGCGCGAATCGAACAACCAGTTGCGTCATCTCAACGAAGAAACCATCACCCTGGCCTTGCAGCCATTGCTGGCGCCGCTGTCTGAAAAGTATGCAGAAAACGCCGCTGTCTGCGCCTACCTGCAGGCCATGCAGGTCAACCTGCTGCGCACTGTGGTCGAGCAACTGGTCGATGACAGCAAGACCGATGCCCAGGCGCGCAAGCTGCTTGAAGAGCAGTACGCACCGAGCCTGGTCGTCGGCCACCACGCCAGTGGCGGTGCGCCGGTGGTGTTCGAGCCGCACCCGACCTACGACAACCTGTTCGGTCGCATCGAATACAGCACTGACCAGGGCGCGTTGTACACCACTTACCGGCAGTTGCGCCCAGGGGCCTTGCACCGAGCCAACGGCGGCTTTCTGATTCTTGAAGCCGAAAAAATGCTCGGCGAGCCGTTTGTCTGGGACGCCCTCAAGCGTGCCTTGCAGTCGCGCAAGCTGAAAATGGAATCGCCCCTGGGCGAGTTCGGCCGGCTGGCCACCGTGACCCTCAACCCGCAAATGCTGCCACTGAACATCAAGGTGGTGATTATCGGGGCGCGGCAGTTGTACTACGCCCTGCAGGATCACGATCCGGACTTCCAGGAGATGTTCCGGGTGCTGGTCGACTTCGACGAAGACATTCCCATGGTCGACGAGAGCCTGGAGCAGTTCGCCCAGTTGCTCAAAACCCGTACCAGCGAGGAGGGCATGGCGCCGCTGAGCGCTGATGCGGTGGCGCGCCTGGCGACCTATAGCGCGCGCCTGGCGGAGCATCAGGGGCGGTTGTCGGCGCGTATCGGCGACCTGTTCCAGCTGGTCAGCGAGGCGGATTTCATCCGCCACCTGGCCAACGATGAAATGACTGACGCCGGGCACATCGAGCGTGCACTCAAGGCCAAGGCCACCCGTACCGGGCGCGTGTCGGCGCGGATTCTCGACGACATGCTGGCCGGTATCATCCTGATCGATACCGACGGTGCGGCCGTGGGTAAGTGCAACGGCCTGACGGTGCTGGAAGTCGGCGACTCGGCCTTCGGCATACCGGCGCGGATATCCGCCACGGTCTACCCTGGCGGCAGCGGTATCGTCGACATCGAGCGTGAGGTCAACCTCGGTCAGCCGATCCACTCCAAGGGGGTAATGATCCTCACCGGTTACCTGGGCAGCCGTTATGCCCAGGAATTCCCCTTGGCGATTTCGGCGAGTATCGCCCTGGAGCAGTCCTACGGTTACGTGGACGGCGACAGCGCGTCTCTGGGCGAGGCCTGCACGCTGATCTCGGCCTTGTCCAGGACGCCGCTCAAGCAGTGCTTCGCCATCACCGGCTCGATCAACCAGTTCGGTGAAGTGCAGGCGGTGGGCGGGGTCAACGAGAAGATCGAAGGCTTCTTCCGGCTTTGCGAGGCCCGCGGCCTGACGGGCGAGCAGGGGGCGATCATCCCGCGTGCCAACGTTGCCACGCTGATGCTCGATGAGCGGGTGTTGCAGGCGGTGCGTGCCGGCATGTTCCACGTGTATGCGGTGAGCCAGGCTGACGAGGCCCTGAGCCTGCTGGTTGGCGAGCCTGCTGGCGAGCCGGATGAAGAAGGGCAGTTTCCTGAAGGCAGCGTCAACGCCCGGGTGGTTGAGCGCCTGCGGGTGATTGCCGAAATGATCAGCGAAGAGGACTTGAAGGAGGCCGAGAAGGAGCAGGCCGAGCAAGCCCTGGCCCAGGTCAAGCCGTCCTGA
- a CDS encoding Lnb N-terminal periplasmic domain-containing protein: MLKRLAYLALCACAPLHAAPSFDDARLTQLAAERYWIALGHYETAKLGGWRSYVDDKRFFLADDGAHHPDQELRATVKALYAPASLGERHAQCVFPARTRWLREQLQLNDLPSPACKEYTQWFKDVSPHSAVMIFPAAYLNSPSSMFGHTLLRIDQADVQSNNTALLSYAINFGAYIEGSDNSILYAWKGLMGGYPGLFALVPYQEKLSEYRSLENRDLWEYRLNLTPEETGRMVEHVWELKQIQFDYFFFDENCSYRLLELLQVARPSLDLTSQFPLTAIPTDTVKAVKQAGLVERIDYRPSRERELLERAKPLTAEEQQQVLALSADTAQLQGPDFTTLPRERQALVQDAAYRLERYRANGQERDPARSKRSFELLRAINRNPPPELEIERPGLPEDGHQSRTWQLGVGSRDDRAYAEYGLRMAYHDLNDNAYGFPLGAQIEILQLKLRQYEGNDWQVQRLDLATIRSLTPRNALLKPWSWQVAGGLERVQGKHGDEVLVSHVNGGAGGTWQLADDLLGFALGTVRVEHNNDFAAFVAPAAGFNTGLLWRNPLGNLSVEAKADYFTNGEVRRSLSLNQQWELSRDLGLRLSASRDFSKLSSAQNEVTLELKWYQY; encoded by the coding sequence ATGCTCAAACGCCTTGCTTACCTGGCGCTGTGTGCCTGCGCCCCGTTGCATGCTGCCCCTTCATTCGATGACGCACGCCTTACGCAACTAGCGGCCGAGCGCTATTGGATCGCCCTCGGTCACTACGAGACAGCCAAACTCGGCGGCTGGCGCAGCTACGTCGACGACAAGCGCTTTTTTCTCGCCGACGACGGCGCCCACCACCCGGACCAGGAGCTGCGCGCCACCGTCAAAGCCCTGTATGCACCGGCAAGCCTTGGCGAGCGCCATGCCCAATGCGTGTTCCCGGCACGTACCCGCTGGCTGCGCGAGCAATTGCAACTCAACGACTTGCCGAGCCCGGCTTGCAAGGAATACACCCAGTGGTTCAAGGACGTCTCGCCGCACAGCGCGGTGATGATCTTCCCGGCGGCCTACCTGAACAGCCCCTCGTCGATGTTCGGCCACACGCTGCTACGGATCGACCAGGCCGACGTGCAGAGCAACAACACCGCTCTGCTCAGCTACGCGATCAACTTCGGCGCCTATATCGAGGGTAGCGACAACAGCATCCTGTATGCCTGGAAGGGCCTGATGGGCGGCTATCCGGGGCTGTTCGCGCTGGTGCCCTACCAGGAAAAACTCTCCGAATACCGCAGCCTGGAAAACCGCGACCTGTGGGAATACCGGCTGAACCTGACCCCGGAAGAAACCGGGCGCATGGTCGAACACGTGTGGGAGCTCAAGCAGATCCAGTTCGACTACTTCTTCTTCGACGAGAACTGCTCCTACCGCTTGCTCGAACTGCTGCAGGTGGCACGTCCGAGCCTGGACCTGACCTCGCAGTTTCCGCTGACCGCCATCCCCACCGACACGGTCAAAGCTGTAAAGCAGGCCGGCCTGGTGGAGCGCATCGACTACCGGCCATCACGCGAACGTGAACTGCTGGAGCGGGCCAAGCCGCTGACTGCCGAGGAGCAACAACAGGTGCTGGCGCTCAGTGCCGATACCGCGCAACTGCAAGGCCCTGACTTCACCACCCTGCCCCGCGAGCGCCAGGCCTTGGTGCAAGACGCGGCCTATCGCCTGGAACGCTACCGGGCCAACGGCCAGGAGCGTGACCCGGCGCGCAGCAAACGCAGCTTCGAGCTGCTGCGGGCGATCAACCGCAACCCACCGCCGGAACTTGAAATCGAACGCCCGGGATTGCCTGAAGACGGCCATCAGTCGCGCACCTGGCAGTTGGGCGTGGGCAGCCGCGATGATCGCGCCTATGCCGAATATGGCCTGCGCATGGCGTATCACGACCTCAACGACAACGCCTACGGTTTCCCCCTCGGCGCGCAGATCGAGATCCTCCAGCTCAAACTGCGTCAGTACGAGGGCAATGACTGGCAGGTGCAGCGCCTGGACCTTGCCACCATTCGCTCGCTGACGCCGCGCAATGCCTTGCTCAAACCCTGGTCGTGGCAGGTGGCCGGGGGGCTTGAGCGGGTGCAGGGCAAGCATGGCGACGAGGTGCTGGTCAGCCATGTCAACGGTGGCGCCGGCGGCACCTGGCAGTTGGCCGATGACCTGCTGGGCTTTGCCCTGGGCACCGTGCGGGTCGAGCACAACAATGACTTCGCCGCCTTCGTTGCGCCGGCGGCGGGGTTCAATACCGGGTTGTTGTGGCGCAATCCGCTGGGCAACCTGAGCGTCGAGGCCAAGGCCGACTACTTCACCAATGGCGAGGTGCGCCGCAGCCTTAGCCTGAACCAGCAGTGGGAACTGTCCCGCGACCTGGGCCTGCGCCTGAGTGCCAGCCGCGATTTCAGCAAGCTGAGCTCGGCGCAGAACGAGGTGACGCTGGAATTGAAGTGGTACCAGTATTGA
- a CDS encoding zinc ribbon domain-containing protein YjdM, with product MSTLPPCPKCNSEYTYEDGAQLICPECAHEWSAAGEAEVASDDAVKKDAVGNVLQDGDTITVIKDLKVKGTSLVVKVGTKVKNIRLCDGDHDIDCKIDGIGPMKLKSEFVRKV from the coding sequence GTGAGCACTTTGCCACCCTGCCCCAAATGCAACTCCGAATACACCTACGAAGACGGCGCCCAGCTGATCTGCCCCGAGTGCGCCCACGAGTGGTCGGCTGCCGGTGAAGCCGAAGTGGCCAGCGACGATGCGGTGAAAAAGGATGCAGTGGGCAACGTCCTGCAGGACGGCGACACCATCACCGTGATCAAGGACCTCAAGGTCAAGGGCACCTCGCTGGTGGTCAAGGTCGGCACCAAGGTCAAGAACATCCGCCTGTGCGATGGCGACCACGACATCGACTGCAAGATCGACGGCATCGGCCCGATGAAGCTGAAATCGGAATTCGTCCGCAAGGTCTGA
- the rpmA gene encoding 50S ribosomal protein L27 — MAHKKAGGSTRNGRDSEAKRLGVKMYGGQAIIPGNIIVRQRGTQFHAGYGVGMGKDHTLFAKIAGKIKFEVKGAFGRRYVSVVAE, encoded by the coding sequence ATGGCACACAAAAAAGCTGGTGGTAGTACCCGTAACGGTCGCGACTCAGAAGCCAAACGCCTTGGCGTGAAGATGTATGGCGGCCAGGCTATCATTCCTGGCAACATCATCGTGCGTCAGCGCGGCACCCAATTCCACGCTGGCTACGGCGTTGGCATGGGTAAAGATCACACCCTGTTCGCCAAGATCGCGGGTAAGATCAAGTTTGAAGTAAAAGGCGCCTTCGGTCGTCGTTACGTGAGCGTTGTCGCCGAGTAA
- a CDS encoding PA4570 family protein encodes MTYLIDAWLDRPHPYLRILHRETGEVCAVLEEEALDELRDQGDLDLNGLNSSEPSVLKELVRNLFLFCYARALRPGGGTDWN; translated from the coding sequence ATGACTTATCTGATAGACGCCTGGCTTGACCGCCCCCATCCGTACCTGCGCATCCTGCACCGGGAAACCGGCGAGGTCTGTGCCGTGCTTGAAGAAGAAGCACTGGACGAACTGCGCGACCAGGGTGACCTGGACCTCAATGGCCTGAATTCGAGTGAGCCGAGTGTGCTCAAGGAACTGGTGAGAAACCTGTTCCTGTTCTGCTATGCGCGGGCGTTGCGCCCTGGTGGCGGAACCGACTGGAATTGA
- the rplU gene encoding 50S ribosomal protein L21 translates to MYAVIVTGGKQYKVAEGEYLKIEKLEIATGESVTFDHVLLVANGDDVNIGAPVVAGAKVVAEVISQGRHDKVRIIKFRRRKHHMKRMGHRQWFTEIKITGISA, encoded by the coding sequence ATGTACGCAGTAATTGTTACCGGTGGCAAGCAGTACAAAGTCGCCGAAGGTGAATACCTGAAAATCGAAAAACTGGAAATCGCCACTGGCGAATCCGTGACTTTCGACCACGTTCTGTTGGTTGCCAATGGCGACGACGTGAACATCGGCGCTCCAGTCGTTGCTGGTGCCAAGGTTGTTGCTGAAGTGATCTCCCAAGGTCGTCACGACAAAGTGCGCATCATCAAGTTCCGCCGCCGTAAGCACCACATGAAGCGTATGGGCCACCGCCAGTGGTTCACCGAAATCAAGATCACCGGTATTTCGGCTTAA
- a CDS encoding TIGR00645 family protein — translation MERIIENAMYASRWLLAPIYFGLSLGLLALALKFFQEIFHVLPNVFALAEADLILVLLSLIDMALVGGLLVMVMISGYENFVSQLDIDEDKEKLSWLGKMDSSSLKMKVAASIVAISSIHLLRVFMDARNIEPQYLMWYVIIHMTFVVSAFAMGYLDKVTKH, via the coding sequence ATGGAACGTATTATCGAAAATGCGATGTATGCCTCGCGCTGGCTGCTCGCGCCGATCTATTTTGGTTTGTCGTTGGGCCTGTTGGCGCTGGCACTGAAGTTCTTCCAGGAGATCTTTCACGTCCTGCCCAACGTCTTCGCCCTGGCCGAAGCTGACTTGATCCTGGTGCTGCTGTCGCTGATCGACATGGCCCTGGTCGGCGGCCTGCTGGTGATGGTGATGATCTCCGGCTACGAGAACTTCGTCTCGCAACTGGACATCGATGAAGACAAGGAAAAGCTCAGCTGGCTGGGCAAGATGGACTCGTCTTCGCTGAAGATGAAGGTTGCCGCCTCGATCGTGGCGATTTCCTCGATCCACCTGCTGCGGGTATTCATGGATGCGCGCAACATCGAGCCCCAGTACTTGATGTGGTACGTGATCATCCATATGACCTTCGTGGTCTCGGCTTTTGCCATGGGTTACCTGGACAAGGTCACCAAGCACTGA
- a CDS encoding DUF6482 family protein, with protein sequence MNLQQLNTEARAGHVEELNLIAIEGGDFILEARVKGHAHPLSDARGQRLKVHSVVDAQRLLGGLPAVPMHLVHWSMDDEMCGGSEAGDGDLKLPMPRRSAW encoded by the coding sequence ATGAACCTTCAACAGCTGAACACCGAGGCCAGGGCCGGTCATGTCGAAGAGCTCAACCTGATCGCCATCGAAGGTGGTGACTTCATTCTCGAAGCACGAGTAAAAGGCCATGCCCATCCGCTGTCGGACGCTCGGGGGCAGCGTCTTAAAGTGCATTCGGTAGTCGATGCGCAACGCTTGCTTGGTGGCTTGCCAGCAGTGCCGATGCACCTGGTGCACTGGTCGATGGATGATGAGATGTGCGGCGGTAGCGAGGCCGGTGACGGCGACCTGAAACTGCCGATGCCACGCCGTTCTGCCTGGTAG
- a CDS encoding PA4575 family protein: MPRSLSLTRQCLGLVTRIECSIRPLAGDNGMWTLLFAAGMAGEQPSAIKAQGPFHGPFVAESVLNAIVDSLTLHGYQLADDPQIWSVHLQAQLRRINGERVHHVGDFQFHPET, from the coding sequence ATGCCGCGCAGCCTCAGCCTCACCCGTCAATGCCTGGGCCTGGTGACCCGCATTGAATGCAGCATACGTCCACTGGCCGGCGACAACGGTATGTGGACCTTGCTGTTTGCCGCCGGCATGGCTGGCGAGCAACCTTCGGCGATCAAGGCCCAGGGGCCGTTTCATGGCCCGTTCGTGGCCGAATCAGTACTCAATGCCATCGTCGACAGCCTGACCCTGCACGGTTATCAACTGGCCGATGATCCGCAGATCTGGTCTGTCCACCTGCAGGCCCAACTGCGCCGCATCAACGGTGAACGGGTCCATCACGTCGGCGACTTCCAGTTCCATCCGGAAACCTGA
- a CDS encoding DUF3015 domain-containing protein: protein MKRILLGTLFTAVSLNAMAQAPGGPDCGWGNMLFEGQRGTPAHFLASTTNGTSGNATFGMTSGTNGCSTNAALTYGGKSWFAMNGMMNELSEDMAKGQGEALTTYAVVLGVAPEDRAHFAAVTHQHFQDIFKTADATAEDVHNNTLAVLKSDPRLAKYVTQA from the coding sequence ATGAAACGGATTCTTCTGGGTACTCTGTTCACCGCGGTCTCCCTCAATGCCATGGCCCAGGCCCCTGGTGGTCCGGACTGCGGCTGGGGCAACATGCTGTTCGAGGGCCAACGCGGCACACCGGCCCACTTCCTTGCATCCACCACCAACGGCACCTCCGGCAACGCCACATTCGGCATGACTTCGGGCACCAATGGCTGCTCGACCAACGCTGCGCTGACCTATGGCGGTAAATCATGGTTCGCCATGAACGGCATGATGAACGAACTCTCCGAAGACATGGCCAAGGGTCAAGGTGAAGCCCTGACCACTTATGCCGTGGTGCTGGGCGTTGCCCCGGAAGATCGCGCGCACTTTGCCGCGGTTACCCATCAACACTTCCAGGACATCTTCAAGACCGCCGATGCAACGGCCGAAGATGTTCACAACAACACCCTCGCCGTGCTCAAAAGCGATCCGCGCCTGGCCAAATACGTCACCCAGGCTTAA
- a CDS encoding FKBP-type peptidyl-prolyl cis-trans isomerase, with amino-acid sequence MSELNLSTDETRVSYGIGRQLGGQLRDNPPPGVSLDAILAGLTDAFSGQDSRVSEADLSASFKVIREIMQAEAAAKAEAAAGEGKAFLAENAKRDGITTLASGLQFEVLTAGEGAKPSREDSVRTHYHGTLIDGTVFDSSYERGQPAEFPVGGVIAGWTEALQLMNAGSKWRLYVPSELAYGAQGVGSIPPHSVLVFDVELLDVL; translated from the coding sequence ATGTCCGAACTCAACCTGTCTACCGACGAAACTCGCGTCAGCTACGGCATTGGCCGTCAGCTGGGTGGCCAACTGCGCGACAACCCGCCACCGGGCGTGAGCCTGGACGCCATCCTGGCCGGCCTGACCGACGCTTTCAGCGGCCAGGACAGCCGCGTCAGCGAAGCCGACCTGTCGGCCAGCTTCAAGGTCATCCGTGAAATCATGCAAGCCGAAGCTGCTGCCAAGGCCGAAGCCGCCGCTGGCGAAGGCAAGGCCTTCCTGGCTGAAAACGCCAAGCGTGATGGCATCACCACCCTGGCTTCGGGCCTGCAGTTCGAAGTACTGACCGCAGGTGAAGGCGCCAAGCCAAGCCGCGAAGACAGCGTGCGCACCCACTACCACGGCACCCTGATCGATGGCACCGTGTTCGACAGCTCCTACGAGCGCGGCCAGCCGGCAGAATTCCCGGTCGGTGGCGTGATTGCCGGCTGGACCGAAGCCCTGCAACTGATGAACGCCGGCAGCAAATGGCGCTTGTACGTACCGAGCGAGCTGGCTTACGGCGCTCAGGGCGTTGGCAGCATCCCGCCGCACAGCGTGCTGGTGTTCGACGTCGAGCTGCTGGACGTTCTGTAA